The Amycolatopsis umgeniensis DNA segment ACAGAGGCCAGCCGGAAGGTCCACAGTGTGGAACCGGGGAACTCGGCGGGGACTTCGTCGATCGACGGCAGCAGCGCCGCCGCCACCGCGATCAGCACGACGTACCCACCCGCGGCGATCAGGCCGCCACGCCAGGCGCCGAGCTTGTCGGCCAGCTTCCGGCCGAACGCCGCCGCGAGGATGCCGATCAGCAGCGAAAGCGCGACGAAGCCGAAGTACAGGGACGTCCGGCTCCCGATCGTGCCCGCCTGCCCGACGGCGGGAGGATTCGCCGGGTACTTCAAGAACGGCACCAGGAACACGACCACGAAAGCGCCACCGGCGAGAAGTGCGGCGGTCACCCGCGGGCGCAGGGTGCCGAGCCGCCCGTAGACGAAGGCGAACGCGAGCGAGAACAGCCCGCCGACAGCGACCCCGTACAGGCCGACGCCGGTCAGCAGGCCGACGGTGCTCTGCACGCCACGCGTGACGAGCTCTTCCTCCTCGGCCGGAGCGGGTTCGTGCGCGGCCGGGTCATGGGCGGCTGGGTCATGCGCGCCGGCGTCGTCGTGGGAATGAGCCGCGGTGCCTTCGAGACCGATGGCGGTCTCGACCGAGGGCTCACCGAAG contains these protein-coding regions:
- a CDS encoding CbtA family protein — its product is MMRSLLVRGMLAGLIAGVLATLFAYFFGEPSVETAIGLEGTAAHSHDDAGAHDPAAHDPAAHEPAPAEEEELVTRGVQSTVGLLTGVGLYGVAVGGLFSLAFAFVYGRLGTLRPRVTAALLAGGAFVVVFLVPFLKYPANPPAVGQAGTIGSRTSLYFGFVALSLLIGILAAAFGRKLADKLGAWRGGLIAAGGYVVLIAVAAALLPSIDEVPAEFPGSTLWTFRLASVGTQVVLWTVLGLAFGALSEKALSEKALTEKSLVRKDA